The segment AGGCATTGAATCCCACGAACCCCGCCACCACTCTACCGACCTGACATGAAAGGGCCGCAATACCGGGTTCAAGACCCGGTTTCGGGACTACAAGCACCGATAGTTCGCCCGGTAAACGACCGGTTACGCCATAATTAGTTACCAACTACTCAGATACCAACAACAATCAGTTTCGGTTAGTTTTCGGTGCTGAACGGTCGGCTCTTTTTATACCACCAGGTGACCACTCACTGTTTGGATGGCGACGACTGACAACTCAATCGACGGGCGGACCGAACACTGTGACAGCTGCGGCAGCGACACCATCCACCAGGTGTCCGTCCAGCTCGTCACGGAGAGCACGAAGAAAGAGAACTCCCAGTTCTCCCGGGAACCCTACCGCGTCACGGAGTGCCAGCAGTGCGGGACCCGCGAGAGCCAGCGCATGAACAACGCCTGACGGTGACAGGACCGCGGCCAACGGTATCCGACGGCGGCGTCACTCCGACGCCGTCGTCACTTCGCATCCATCCTCGGTGACGATTATCGTGTGTTCCTTCTGGCTGACCAGCTTGCCGTCGTCCTCCTTGAGCACCGGGTAGCCGTGGACGATGTTCTGTGATTTGAGCCGCCGCAGCGCCATGTTCGGCCGGGAGACGTCGAGCCAGCGCGTCGCGAACGGCAGCGTCTGGAACTCCTCGGTGATCTGTTCGAGCGCCTTGCGCGCGTTCCGGTCGCGGACCGACGCCTCGCGCTCCAGCGAGTAGATCTCCTCCTGCTGGCCCTCCGATACCTTACCGGAGCCGTCCGTCGCGAACGGTTCGATGGCGACCACGTCGCCGACCTCGAGGGTCGTCCCCTGCTTCACCGCCCGGTTCGGGATGTTCGGGCTGACGTGCTGTTCCCAGTGGCCCAGTCCGTGCCCGGTGAGGTTCACCACGGGGTTGTAGCCGTAGCCGTCGATGACCTCCTCGATGGCCGCCCCGATGGTGCCGGTTTCGACACCCGGCTCGACGGTTTCGAGCGCCGCGTCGAGCGCCTCCTCGGCGGCCTCGACGAGCTCCGGGTTGCCGCTGAAGTCGACGGTGATCGCCGTGTCCGCGAGCCAGCCGTCGATGTGGACCCCGATGTCGAGCTTCACCATCTCCTCGCCGACGGTGCGCTCGTCGCCCGGCCCGGCCGCGCCGTGGGCGGCCTCCTCGTCGACACTCACGTTCACGGGGAACGCGGGCGTGCCGCCGAGTTCGCGGATGCGGTCCTCGGCCCA is part of the Haloarchaeobius litoreus genome and harbors:
- a CDS encoding DUF7835 family putative zinc beta-ribbon protein, whose amino-acid sequence is MATTDNSIDGRTEHCDSCGSDTIHQVSVQLVTESTKKENSQFSREPYRVTECQQCGTRESQRMNNA
- the map gene encoding type II methionyl aminopeptidase, producing MSEPEVDLDAEKYEKHREAGRILAQVRDEAADRLEVGTGYLEISEWAEDRIRELGGTPAFPVNVSVDEEAAHGAAGPGDERTVGEEMVKLDIGVHIDGWLADTAITVDFSGNPELVEAAEEALDAALETVEPGVETGTIGAAIEEVIDGYGYNPVVNLTGHGLGHWEQHVSPNIPNRAVKQGTTLEVGDVVAIEPFATDGSGKVSEGQQEEIYSLEREASVRDRNARKALEQITEEFQTLPFATRWLDVSRPNMALRRLKSQNIVHGYPVLKEDDGKLVSQKEHTIIVTEDGCEVTTASE